One region of Trinickia violacea genomic DNA includes:
- a CDS encoding helix-turn-helix domain-containing protein: MLLRKAFGLSVSSERKARNLTQAELAELANVHLSALSALERGLRPANMDTMETVSKALGVPLSILFRRAEDLLETNPSR, encoded by the coding sequence ATGTTGTTAAGGAAGGCCTTCGGCCTCTCAGTAAGCTCGGAACGCAAGGCGAGAAATTTGACGCAAGCGGAGCTCGCCGAGTTGGCTAACGTTCACTTGTCCGCCTTGAGCGCACTTGAGCGCGGCTTACGGCCTGCCAACATGGATACTATGGAGACTGTGTCGAAAGCTCTCGGAGTTCCGCTATCTATTCTGTTTCGCCGAGCCGAAGACCTGCTGGAGACCAATCCCAGCCGCTAG
- a CDS encoding HAD domain-containing protein: MLDFDGVLHPQSVYFYYKRGPVLADAPGHVLFEHIELLESVLEPYPQVRIVLSTSWVRRYRGSIARVSRRLTPALRSRVIGATYHSRMDRTAFGETPRGMQIWQDVLRRKPSAWLALDDDDEGWPSWCRDNLVRTDEMLGISEPRVLAELQAKLAAMHRERE; this comes from the coding sequence ATGCTTGACTTTGACGGTGTTTTGCATCCTCAATCCGTCTATTTTTACTACAAACGCGGGCCGGTTTTGGCCGACGCACCCGGCCACGTGCTGTTCGAGCACATCGAGTTGCTGGAAAGCGTGTTGGAGCCATACCCGCAAGTGCGCATCGTGCTTTCAACGAGCTGGGTTCGCCGGTACCGAGGAAGCATCGCTCGGGTGTCGCGTCGGCTGACGCCGGCTCTGCGGTCAAGAGTGATTGGCGCCACGTATCACTCACGAATGGACCGGACTGCATTCGGCGAAACACCGAGAGGTATGCAGATATGGCAGGACGTTCTGCGCCGAAAACCGTCTGCGTGGCTCGCGCTAGATGATGACGATGAGGGATGGCCTTCGTGGTGCCGAGACAACTTGGTGCGCACCGACGAGATGCTCGGTATCAGCGAGCCCCGCGTGCTTGCAGAATTGCAAGCGAAACTGGCGGCGATGCACAGGGAGCGAGAATGA
- a CDS encoding BPSL0761 family protein, translating into MTVPYERTQAVLRSRDLLRKLAAGEHIDADTLRRRASSLLRHFPTPIDIAVSADALPSVWAAVDAKWYE; encoded by the coding sequence ATGACCGTCCCTTACGAACGCACCCAAGCAGTACTTCGCTCGCGCGACTTGCTCAGGAAGTTGGCTGCTGGTGAACACATTGATGCAGATACGCTGCGCCGCCGCGCATCGTCGTTGCTTAGGCACTTCCCCACGCCCATCGACATCGCCGTATCCGCTGATGCCTTGCCATCGGTCTGGGCAGCCGTGGACGCAAAGTGGTACGAGTAA
- a CDS encoding helix-turn-helix domain-containing protein: MRCTCKQGDWLSVADVARLLNVSRGYVRKKLMRKHVLRPVIVRRGRKFALRGTVERYHRMHQRIGLKALREMACVQQEAGAYDIN, from the coding sequence ATGAGATGCACGTGCAAGCAGGGTGATTGGCTTTCGGTGGCAGACGTCGCGCGGTTGCTGAACGTATCGCGAGGCTATGTGCGCAAGAAATTGATGCGCAAGCACGTACTGCGTCCGGTCATCGTGCGACGCGGCCGGAAGTTTGCATTGCGAGGAACAGTGGAGAGGTACCACCGCATGCACCAGCGTATTGGGCTCAAAGCGCTACGCGAGATGGCGTGTGTGCAGCAAGAGGCGGGAGCGTATGACATCAACTGA
- a CDS encoding type II toxin-antitoxin system ParD family antitoxin, with protein MSPIARYLFIVGRRGSLGDKSLLQSTRRAKRFRVALRIADNEADADRLQRALKAGERSGPASPFDGQSFLRHTRAIHVSEAP; from the coding sequence ATGTCACCAATTGCGAGATATCTTTTTATTGTCGGTCGTCGTGGTTCGCTTGGCGACAAATCGCTACTGCAGTCAACGCGCCGGGCAAAGCGGTTTCGTGTCGCCCTGAGGATTGCCGACAACGAGGCAGATGCAGATAGGCTGCAGAGGGCGCTAAAGGCCGGCGAAAGGTCCGGACCGGCTTCGCCGTTCGACGGCCAGTCTTTCTTGCGGCATACGCGGGCTATCCATGTTTCGGAAGCCCCTTGA
- a CDS encoding type II toxin-antitoxin system HipA family toxin — translation MKTGEVSVPNTAATRFDELFLWMLEAPTLPRLVGTLRFVNNGVSLRYAQPWLEHGFPLSEDLPLVDMEYLPRDKGTAVGALDDAHPDQWGERVLQFIDRPSRLSLMEYLYFAGDERFGAMSVSTSATEYLPRRVGPLPGLQSAQLLSEIVAKINAKEAISDIERKLVTAGGSFGGAKPKALIEIGGEQWLIKFFNNEPIDVPLVEHATMTLCAKADITVAETQVIPLIGENAIAVWRFDRKGTARIHCISAGTALKAAAPDTQPDLSYPALAQLLRRLGPVTEDRNLREMAELFRRMVFNILVDNTDDHEKNHSLFVTPKAGEDVAERRVNRLSVTPAYDVVPTNSGQGRHEFGIGDDGREATLANAMSQCNLFGLSSAEAAAEVLRVIAVVDGWKQHFIACGVTQADIQELEQRIDGDDLFSQRRSFKVDE, via the coding sequence GTGAAGACTGGTGAGGTAAGTGTGCCAAATACGGCTGCTACGCGATTTGACGAGTTATTCCTCTGGATGCTCGAGGCCCCGACCTTGCCACGCCTGGTCGGAACACTCAGATTCGTCAACAATGGGGTCTCGCTGCGGTATGCGCAGCCCTGGCTGGAGCACGGATTTCCGCTAAGCGAGGACCTGCCGCTCGTTGACATGGAGTATCTGCCGCGCGACAAAGGCACGGCAGTCGGCGCGCTCGACGATGCGCATCCGGACCAATGGGGCGAACGCGTACTTCAGTTTATTGACCGGCCTAGTCGTTTGTCCCTGATGGAGTACCTGTATTTTGCCGGTGATGAGCGCTTTGGTGCCATGTCCGTCTCCACGTCTGCAACAGAATACCTACCCCGACGGGTCGGGCCACTTCCGGGGCTTCAAAGCGCGCAGCTCCTGAGTGAAATTGTCGCGAAGATAAACGCGAAAGAAGCAATCTCGGATATCGAACGCAAGCTGGTCACAGCGGGAGGTAGCTTTGGCGGAGCAAAACCCAAGGCACTGATTGAAATCGGCGGCGAGCAATGGCTCATCAAGTTTTTCAACAACGAGCCTATTGATGTGCCGCTTGTCGAGCACGCCACAATGACGCTTTGTGCAAAAGCAGACATCACTGTCGCCGAAACGCAGGTCATACCGCTGATTGGCGAAAATGCCATCGCTGTGTGGCGATTTGACCGCAAAGGTACTGCGCGAATCCACTGCATTTCGGCCGGAACGGCCTTGAAAGCGGCGGCGCCTGACACGCAGCCTGACCTAAGCTACCCTGCGCTAGCCCAACTCCTGCGTCGATTGGGCCCTGTCACCGAAGACAGAAATCTACGCGAGATGGCCGAACTGTTTCGTCGAATGGTCTTCAACATTCTGGTCGATAACACCGACGACCATGAAAAAAATCATTCCCTCTTTGTCACACCCAAAGCGGGTGAGGACGTTGCGGAAAGACGCGTAAACCGGCTTAGCGTGACCCCTGCCTATGACGTGGTTCCCACGAACTCAGGGCAAGGCAGACACGAATTCGGCATCGGCGACGATGGTCGCGAGGCGACGCTCGCCAACGCGATGTCTCAATGCAACCTGTTCGGACTCTCATCCGCTGAGGCAGCGGCCGAAGTGTTGAGGGTCATCGCGGTGGTGGATGGCTGGAAACAACATTTCATCGCCTGCGGCGTCACTCAGGCGGATATCCAGGAACTCGAGCAGCGCATCGACGGCGACGACTTGTTCTCGCAGCGACGCAGCTTCAAGGTTGACGAGTAG
- a CDS encoding helix-turn-helix domain-containing protein, producing MSIAEISRHFGVSRSTLYNIRASQPHASE from the coding sequence ATGTCGATAGCGGAAATCAGTCGACACTTCGGCGTGTCGCGCTCAACGCTGTACAACATCAGAGCGTCGCAGCCGCATGCAAGCGAGTAG
- a CDS encoding bifunctional diguanylate cyclase/phosphodiesterase, translated as MLLALVVTTLTCLASGALKTMAGEIAPIWLTNAVLLTQMMVASRRRRYWVLVGGVLGNLVANLYVGESLGVSCSYSSSDIVEVLIALAFAPRISTVSELIRPQPLARFLAGGVLFAPVVSGLLATTLLRGQLGGYLLPNLANWFVSDALSLAIFTPAALVFWTGEVAHLLRADQRRKTGFLLLLVFIVTMGVFGQSRFPLLYWALPPIVLLAFQADLAGVLVGLLLCLAIAVSFTLRGTGPLWVFPYEAMQGRIFALQLFLVASLGIALPISATQAQRNRLFAMLREGERRYRVLAENATDIVMSMGLDGRLSYVSPRVSALLSYAPADLIGTHFAELGLPEDCDALAAAIASAVSGGTEVSQTSRLRRSDGSTLWTETHIRSIIDPLSGKPEGLTATVRDITERKLTEQQIADERAELQGLAFRDGLTGLFNRRHFDRELGRRWQHESRTDRRGFLAVIMADVDAYKSYNDCYGHQRGDDCLRTVAAAILSSASRVTDTVARYGGEEFALILPDTDGEGALIVAERIRRAVECLGIPHEASSSGVVTISVGVAVTQSGQDSDPAMLVGAADRALYTAKRQGRNCICVADVDEREPTESELRVKRG; from the coding sequence ATGTTGCTCGCTCTCGTGGTGACAACTCTCACCTGCCTAGCCAGCGGGGCACTCAAGACCATGGCGGGCGAAATCGCGCCAATTTGGCTGACCAATGCGGTCCTGCTCACCCAGATGATGGTCGCGTCGCGTCGTCGACGATATTGGGTGCTGGTTGGCGGCGTATTAGGGAACCTTGTGGCGAACCTCTACGTCGGCGAGAGTCTCGGAGTGTCGTGTTCGTATTCTTCCTCCGATATCGTCGAGGTCCTGATTGCACTTGCCTTCGCGCCGCGCATCTCCACTGTTTCCGAATTGATTCGCCCGCAACCGCTCGCAAGATTTCTGGCTGGAGGCGTCCTGTTCGCACCGGTCGTATCCGGCCTCCTTGCGACGACGCTTCTGCGTGGGCAACTCGGCGGATACCTGCTGCCCAACCTCGCCAACTGGTTCGTCTCGGACGCCTTGAGTCTTGCTATTTTCACTCCGGCCGCTCTGGTTTTCTGGACGGGCGAAGTCGCCCATCTCCTGCGTGCTGACCAACGCAGGAAGACGGGTTTTCTGTTATTGCTGGTATTCATCGTGACCATGGGCGTCTTCGGGCAAAGCCGATTTCCCCTTCTTTACTGGGCGCTTCCACCAATTGTTCTGCTGGCATTTCAAGCTGACCTCGCCGGCGTGCTCGTCGGTCTACTCCTGTGTCTCGCTATAGCCGTGTCTTTCACTTTGCGAGGGACAGGACCGCTCTGGGTTTTCCCGTATGAGGCCATGCAGGGGCGCATCTTCGCCCTCCAACTCTTTCTGGTAGCCTCGCTCGGTATCGCCCTGCCAATCAGCGCCACTCAGGCACAGCGAAACCGACTCTTTGCAATGCTCCGAGAAGGTGAGCGACGGTACCGAGTGCTCGCTGAGAATGCCACGGATATCGTCATGAGCATGGGACTCGACGGTAGACTCAGCTACGTGTCACCACGGGTCAGCGCGTTGCTTAGTTACGCGCCGGCCGACCTTATCGGAACGCACTTTGCGGAGCTTGGTCTGCCCGAAGACTGCGATGCCCTCGCCGCCGCCATCGCAAGCGCGGTATCGGGCGGGACCGAAGTCTCTCAGACCAGTCGCCTCCGACGGTCGGATGGCAGCACCCTTTGGACGGAAACGCATATACGTTCAATCATCGACCCGCTTTCCGGCAAGCCTGAGGGACTCACGGCCACCGTTCGCGACATTACCGAACGCAAATTGACGGAGCAACAAATTGCCGACGAGCGCGCGGAACTGCAGGGGCTCGCCTTCCGGGACGGGTTGACGGGTCTCTTCAACCGGCGGCATTTCGACCGCGAGTTGGGGCGTCGTTGGCAACACGAATCGCGGACAGACAGGCGCGGATTTCTCGCGGTTATCATGGCCGATGTGGATGCCTACAAGAGCTATAACGATTGCTATGGTCACCAGCGGGGTGACGATTGCTTGCGCACAGTTGCGGCAGCAATTTTGTCTTCCGCTTCGCGCGTGACTGATACTGTAGCCCGGTATGGCGGAGAAGAGTTCGCGCTCATCCTTCCGGATACTGACGGCGAGGGTGCGCTGATTGTGGCCGAACGTATCCGACGGGCTGTAGAGTGCCTTGGCATTCCACACGAGGCGAGCAGTTCGGGCGTCGTCACGATTAGCGTCGGCGTCGCCGTAACGCAGAGCGGGCAAGATAGCGACCCTGCGATGCTCGTCGGAGCCGCCGACCGCGCACTGTATACTGCCAAACGCCAAGGCAGGAATTGCATATGCGTTGCAGACGTCGATGAGCGGGAGCCGACAGAGTCTGAATTGCGCGTCAAGCGAGGCTAA
- a CDS encoding methyl-accepting chemotaxis protein — MFSNISLKFKLWLALGLVWLGLISLGTYSAIDAHTRLLDERFAALDNILDVAVNIAGAYRAKAANGEMSPEDAQKATLTQWNLLRYRNNGYVYAATMSQVSLVNPGRPELVGKDASGMTDAKGNHPYADLTALARTEGRGYISAWSKKPGTQDITEKISALRLVPGWDWVVAAGLYVDDVEAAYRAILIGHLAFVLAAGLVSSLVMVLIIRNIERSLGGEPAFAAKVANRIADGDLAFQVKVKAGDQGSLLFAMARMRASLEDVIRQFLESAETISSSASQIAAGNSDLSGRTEQASSSLERTAGRMNELTEAVEQTAGNARAANTLVTNAASLAQQGQQAVEQVVGAMAGIEEASAKIGDISSTIEGISFQTNILSLNAAVEAARAGEQGKGFAVVASEVRTLAHRSATAAKEIKELIDTTVRRVQTGAGHVSKTGEVMSEIVSGVQRVTGIMADIAAASSEQSQGITEVNRSVTEMDGATQQNAALVEEAAAAAAALNEQAQRLREVVAVFRIA, encoded by the coding sequence ATGTTTAGCAATATTTCGTTGAAGTTCAAGTTGTGGCTTGCGTTAGGACTCGTCTGGCTGGGGTTGATATCGTTGGGCACATACAGTGCTATAGACGCACATACCCGCTTGCTGGATGAACGATTCGCTGCACTGGACAATATTCTGGACGTTGCCGTCAATATCGCGGGCGCGTACAGGGCCAAGGCAGCTAACGGCGAGATGTCCCCTGAGGACGCACAGAAGGCGACGCTTACACAATGGAACCTGCTGCGCTATCGCAACAACGGCTACGTGTATGCGGCCACGATGTCGCAGGTTTCGCTCGTCAATCCGGGGCGCCCTGAACTTGTTGGCAAAGACGCGTCCGGGATGACCGACGCGAAGGGCAATCATCCGTATGCTGACCTCACGGCACTCGCCCGTACCGAGGGTCGCGGTTATATCAGCGCCTGGAGCAAGAAGCCGGGCACGCAAGACATCACCGAAAAGATTTCCGCACTTCGGCTCGTTCCTGGGTGGGATTGGGTTGTTGCCGCCGGCCTTTACGTTGATGATGTGGAAGCTGCCTACAGGGCTATCCTGATTGGGCATCTGGCTTTTGTACTGGCGGCAGGGCTGGTGTCCAGTCTTGTGATGGTTCTCATTATTCGCAATATCGAGAGAAGTCTTGGTGGCGAGCCGGCGTTCGCGGCCAAGGTCGCCAATCGGATTGCGGACGGAGACCTTGCGTTTCAAGTGAAAGTCAAGGCTGGTGACCAAGGCAGCCTGCTTTTCGCCATGGCTAGGATGCGCGCGAGTTTGGAGGACGTTATCCGGCAATTTCTCGAGAGTGCGGAAACCATATCCAGTAGTGCATCGCAGATTGCTGCGGGTAACTCAGACCTTTCCGGACGGACTGAACAGGCCTCATCGTCGCTGGAGCGTACGGCAGGCCGCATGAATGAGCTAACCGAGGCGGTGGAGCAAACGGCTGGCAACGCGCGTGCGGCGAACACGCTGGTAACCAATGCTGCTTCACTGGCGCAACAGGGGCAGCAAGCCGTTGAACAGGTGGTCGGGGCGATGGCAGGCATCGAAGAGGCCTCTGCGAAGATTGGCGACATCAGTTCGACGATTGAGGGCATCTCGTTCCAGACCAACATCCTCTCGCTCAATGCGGCTGTGGAGGCCGCGCGGGCCGGCGAACAGGGCAAAGGATTTGCCGTCGTCGCCAGTGAAGTTCGGACTCTCGCTCACCGAAGCGCAACCGCAGCCAAGGAAATCAAGGAACTGATTGATACGACGGTACGACGCGTCCAAACGGGGGCGGGCCATGTTTCCAAGACCGGCGAGGTGATGTCGGAAATCGTGTCCGGCGTGCAAAGGGTGACCGGCATCATGGCCGATATCGCTGCGGCGTCCAGCGAACAGAGCCAAGGAATTACCGAGGTCAACCGTTCGGTCACGGAAATGGATGGGGCAACCCAACAGAACGCGGCGCTCGTTGAAGAGGCCGCTGCTGCCGCGGCAGCGTTGAATGAACAGGCTCAGCGGCTTCGGGAAGTGGTTGCTGTCTTCCGGATAGCTTGA
- a CDS encoding DUF2442 domain-containing protein → MGVVRMRGLQATAAEREHFAISMDRQQLFWPEIDEDVNVLALLAYRPEIDEDANVRALLSYQPETVRQ, encoded by the coding sequence ATTGGCGTAGTACGGATGCGAGGTCTTCAAGCGACGGCAGCAGAGCGCGAACACTTCGCCATCTCGATGGACCGCCAGCAACTTTTCTGGCCGGAAATCGATGAGGACGTGAACGTTCTCGCGCTGCTTGCATATCGGCCGGAAATCGACGAGGACGCGAACGTTCGCGCACTGCTTTCATATCAGCCGGAAACTGTGCGTCAATAG
- a CDS encoding cold-shock protein: MATGTVKWFNDAKGFGFITPDDGGEDLFAHFSEVKAEGFKTLQEGQKVSFEVKQGPKGKQAANIQPL, translated from the coding sequence ATGGCGACCGGTACTGTGAAGTGGTTCAACGATGCAAAGGGCTTTGGCTTCATTACGCCGGATGATGGCGGAGAAGACCTGTTTGCTCATTTTTCGGAAGTAAAGGCAGAGGGATTCAAAACTCTTCAGGAAGGGCAAAAGGTGAGCTTCGAGGTCAAGCAAGGACCAAAGGGCAAGCAGGCTGCGAACATCCAGCCGCTGTAG
- a CDS encoding RNA chaperone Hfq codes for MFLVNGIRLTGQLAGFDQFAVLLESGLGVQLVFKHAISTVMPVNGRSPARDPTEAPTSRDNPNHLRARG; via the coding sequence GTGTTCCTCGTGAACGGCATCAGACTGACCGGTCAACTGGCCGGCTTTGACCAGTTTGCAGTTCTGCTTGAGTCTGGTCTAGGCGTGCAACTTGTTTTCAAACATGCCATTTCGACCGTGATGCCGGTCAATGGCAGGAGCCCGGCTCGCGACCCGACCGAGGCGCCGACGAGTCGCGACAACCCGAACCACTTGCGAGCTCGCGGTTGA
- a CDS encoding FKBP-type peptidyl-prolyl cis-trans isomerase, with protein MKTSLVVVGSMLAIRALAAHAAGSVETLPSGVKVEITQEGTGPQPSATDVVKVRYRGTLADGTEFDNSAKHGDVATFPLNRVIPCWTQGMQKLRVGGKAKLTCPPETAYGSRGVGPIPPNSTLNFEVELVDIVK; from the coding sequence ATGAAGACATCGCTCGTAGTTGTCGGCAGCATGTTGGCTATACGTGCCTTGGCCGCGCACGCTGCTGGTTCCGTTGAAACCCTACCGTCGGGCGTCAAAGTGGAAATTACGCAAGAGGGAACCGGTCCCCAGCCAAGCGCCACAGACGTGGTTAAGGTCCGCTATCGCGGGACACTTGCCGATGGGACGGAATTCGACAATTCGGCCAAGCATGGTGACGTGGCCACATTCCCGCTCAATCGGGTTATCCCGTGCTGGACCCAGGGCATGCAAAAGCTGAGGGTCGGCGGCAAGGCCAAGCTCACCTGCCCGCCAGAGACGGCGTACGGTAGCCGAGGCGTCGGACCGATTCCGCCGAATAGCACGCTGAATTTCGAGGTCGAACTCGTCGATATCGTCAAGTAG
- a CDS encoding type II toxin-antitoxin system Phd/YefM family antitoxin encodes MNVDIEVAAESLLTLVASLAEVREIVITQDGHPVARLMPVEARATKRIGIAKGLFEVPESIDTNNIETIRLFRGESAS; translated from the coding sequence ATGAACGTTGACATCGAGGTAGCCGCAGAGTCACTGCTCACCTTGGTTGCGTCACTTGCAGAGGTGCGGGAAATCGTTATCACGCAGGATGGTCATCCTGTTGCCAGGCTGATGCCCGTCGAGGCCCGCGCAACCAAGCGCATTGGAATAGCCAAGGGCTTATTTGAGGTGCCTGAAAGCATCGACACTAATAACATTGAGACGATAAGGTTGTTTCGGGGCGAGAGCGCCTCCTAG